The Gossypium hirsutum isolate 1008001.06 chromosome D07, Gossypium_hirsutum_v2.1, whole genome shotgun sequence genome includes the window TATAAAACCCAAAATCTGAGCAATTTTTGGTAAAAGCATCATGGAGGCCCCTCTACTAGGAGTTATATTGCATTCTgcccctttactcaaaaaatgagcaaattagtcctatgttaaatcaaagagcaatttggtcctttcagttcaaattttcatccaaatctactgttaaaaactggctTGACTAATGGAATAACCATACAATTTACATGGCGTGCCATATAGGGAAAATGGATGAAACTTTTAACAGAACAACCAGTTTACTTTTAATCTATCTAcagagactaatttgctcattttgtTAGTCAATTTTCCCAAACAATCATCTAATCACATTTTACAATACATGGCCTCAAAATATAATCCAAAATAATAGTTAATATTTGTCTACCAACTAAGGAAACCACAATGAAAAAACTCAAACCTCCAAACAAGACAGTGtacataaatcatacattaaaCCCATTTAATCAatcattttacatatataaaaCTGAAATACAAATACATTTCGACtaaacatttcataaattcacaaaaCAAGCCAAAGAAAAAcccatttttttcataaaaaagaaaCCCTAACCTTGAGATCAAGCAGCGAAGAATAAGACTTTCCTCTAGCGAGTTTGAAACCACGAAGAAGAATCCCGATACCTACTCTAACACCATAAGAAAGGAGAAAGCTTTGACAAAGATTGCCAATGGCATTGGCCACACAAGAGTCATCAGCATGGTCACACGGCGGGGAATCGCCACAAGCGGCCTTCCTTTGACGTCTATGAAGCTCTTCCATGGCTTCCCTTAAACGCTCCTCCGCCTCACGAAGGCGCCGCTCAGCCTCGGCGTTCTCGGCCGATAACCGTGCCGAGGAAGTGGAATTATCGGAGAGGAGCGGCATTTGGGATTCAATAATGGAGTTTGTTTTGGCATCTGAAAGTAAAGAGGTAACCGAAAAAAGAAAGAACCAAAGGCATAGTGAAGAAAGagagaataaaatataaaaagagaaaCATAAAACtataaatagttttcttttcaaattattggtttttttctttctttttttgcttaaactatataagaaaaaatttatactttttaaagaaaattttataccTTTAGTATATccaaaatttgatgatttttctttatttttaaataaatttaagatttgTTTAGGtaaattaatgtttaaatattatttagatataaaataaaaaaattaatataaattgaaaataaaaaaggtatTTTAATGTGGATAATTATTTGATGGATAGTgtcttttaatattattgtggaaattttattttttagataatgTAATTACTAATAATCTTTTCAATGTTATAtcaagaaatttttaaaaaaaatcattattattGTGTATATTCCGAAATTATGgatattctttttaataatagtTTATTCAAGATTCGAATTTATATTTTCTCTTTGAAAATGCAGTGCATACTtgttagtaaaaaaattatattaataatatatgagAAAATCTAATGGTTAATCATTATGGGTggttaaaaatattataacttttttttattttaaaatgccaAAGAAATGTAAATGTctttattatcatatttttttattttaaaatttgaatttttataatttcatatatattgactcttaaaattaattcaatgtcaaattaaaatagatattaaaaatattaaattcatgatattaaattttaatttatttttttgggtgAAATATTAATTCTTATTTTTAAGTTGGATTTTGGGTATGGTGTGTGATCTCTTTGCTTTGACTTTCCATAATTATAAATAAGAAGAAAATCcagtaaaatgaaaataaataaataaattggatTGAGTTTCCTAGATATAAACTCTTGTTTTAAACGTTTAATTTAACTCTTAGCTCTCATTATGGACATACTCTTAAAAAAAGATAGAGTTtattttctaaaagaaaattaaaactaTACTTTTtgtccattttaaaaaaatttaaattactgattgagtcttaactcaacTGGTATAGCTCAGGCTTCGCCCTAGGTTTCGTCTGGAGGTGCAGTCCTCCAAGACTCAAGACTAGAGTCTAAAatattgtttttcaatttttaaggggcctaaaaaaaatagttttttaagGGTTCAAAATTTTTGTTAACAACTTTTAAAGgatctaaaaaaaattttctcTAACTTTTAAGGAACTTAAAACCCTATTTTATTGTTTTGTCTAGGGCCAAAAAATGTCAAGAACGAGCTTGGTATGGTCATTGTAACCAATACAGCAAGACGTAAGTTTGAGTGcgtgaagtgcattatcctcttatttttaGGTTGGGGAAGGACTTTAGATAGTTCTAAACAttgtatagaaaaaaaaatataattagaatctataataaaattatttgaaaaaaaaaatctaaattgatCTAAAAATGTCGccttttgataaataaaaacattaatatattttgttattacaAGTTTTTGCCTTTgccttttcttttactttaattcaCGTGAAATTAAATGTTTTTGGTTGCCCTTCAAACAAATTATCTACTACCTTCGATTCTAAGTCAGATTTGAAAACTTATCATAAAAGCTTAGTATTAATAACTCACTTTTTAACTCAAACTCGAAAACTAGGACATAAGTAAGAtggagataaaattataaaatttgacagataaaaataaaaattacatgttactaaaaattatattattattaattttttaaggtaAAAAACATTTTTTACCAATAAATATAAATGTTAGGACGAAGTCAACAATTTTGTTTGAGAGGTCGGATTTATGTGATATATTTTTTtgagagttaaaatataatttcacgagattataattaatttatatctttataatttttatagaacTAAATCGAAATTCTACATTTTAAGGGGTCTAGTGTCTAGCGTCACCCTTGATGTTGGGTTCAATAGTAAAACGCATGGCACTTCTAAGGAAAGAATGTAGGTTCAAACCTTGGaaataatattattaagataGATAGCTTTGAACCTCGGATATGGACAATAAAATAGACTTGAAGCGCAccaaaaattaatcattttttagaGGGATTAAGCAAATTTCCCATTTAATAGGATACAAGGCTCATTTGAATAAAAAAGATTTAAACTTAAAATGACCCAAACCACCTATACAAGTAATCGAAATAACTCAATTTGAAGACCCCGAACCCAAAATGAccttaatcaaaataatccaaCTTAAGTTGGTTTGATCCAAAACCAACTTGAACCATCTAATTGGTTGTAATCTAGATTCAAAGTTTGTATTATTATAGTATTGTTTGacacaataataaatttaactttttaatgtTTGTTTACATTTTTATCAATTCGGCCTATttattttagctaaatttgaccttgtaatttttttaacaagtatgttgaataaaatgttaaaatgttaaaattttgaacatgACAATCCACGTATactttatactattatttttattttttaattatttttataattttttaattatttatactgTCAACGTGTGTTGTCACACACAACAAAGttattaaaaagttaatatttcAATTAACATTTCTATTAAGAAAAAGATTTGACTCTTTAGTCAAGATTAAATCACAATGCAGACACTGATTGCGTAAAAAGAAACTTAACCAAATAAAAGCTGTTTTACAACATTGTAAGCAACCAAACTAAAACTCCCATAATTCCCATTTATAACAAATAAGCATCTCTGGCTGCAAATCATATCAAATTTGGCaatcacaaaataaaaatttaaccaaattatttgtaAACCTTTTTAAGAGTTTCCAGTTTTGTCTGAAGAACTTGCAGTTTCATCTTTCCAGGACGCTTGCCATTGTTTATCGTAGTAAGTAACTTCATCAGCAAGCTTCCTCAGGTTATCAAAATCTCGGGTTTTCCTCAATAAAACGATACCAATCACTGTCATAAACAATGCTGTTTTGCAAATGAAGTTTCCTGTTTGGCCGATTAAATCCATCCCCGTTAAACCGTCCACGACATATGCAGAGAAGAACCCTATCATCGCAGCTCGACCTGCAATGATTTcaatggaagaagatgaagagagatgattatataactttgaaaaaagtaacaaaaatagGTGAAAGTACCATAAAGGTCATTGTACTAGGAGATCGATTGTATTTTGTCTCCTCTActcaaaaaaagaataaattaatctttataagttaaataaaaaagtaaattgatttttctgttaaaaatttcatccatatgtTTTCTGTTAAAAGCTGGTCCCATGTTAGCATAAGGTACATGTGGTACGCTACATGTAACTGTCTGATTATTTCGTCAGGCTATTTGATCTAatgtaaaaggattaatttgtccattttttagtaataagtaaaatgcaatctaactccaaCTACAAGCCTCTAAGATACTTTTACCGACAAAAATACCATTGAGCAATTCAGCCTCTGGAAGATGAGTTCTCATGAACCATGCCCACCAGGGTATGATTGAGCTTCTAAACTGGACTGGTTCTTGGTTTGAACAAGTTTCTGGGTACATCTCCAAGTATTTTCTCCTCTTTGCTTCTATAAAAACCAGCAAAAAGCTTGCATTAATGGAGTCTCGTAAATATATCAAAATCAGTAACAAATATTAATGGAAAAGCTTACCTGCAACAATCACACTATCCCAATCCATCCTACCATTTCTAACAAACATATTCAAATCCCATGTCCCGTTCTTCCACCGTTCGTCACTGAACTTCCGAGCAGAGGATTCAATCTCGAACTTGTTCGCTGACTTATCTTCAAGACCCTCTGAGTTTTTAATTTGTGGAGATGGTTTATCTTTTTCGTCGATTTTAAAGCCTTTCTGACCTTCAACATCAATGGTGACAGCATCGATAGCTTGCTTTGTCCCTAGAGAATAAGCTGGTTTGGTTTGTGCATGTTGCTTCTTGGTAACATGATGTGAACTGCAAGCTCTTTGTAAGGAAGCAGATATGGCAATGGAAGCCATTGTTGTTCTAAGATAATGTTTTTCCCCCCTTTGCTTCTTTGATGTTCTCAGAAGCTCTTGTGGGGGAAAAAGGTAGACAACCTGCCCATACTTTAATAAAAAAGCAATATCATCTTCCCATAACTTTCTGTCAGAAGAGTTACGGGaatgttttggttttattttaccttttttgttTTTGTCTATTTTTGCTCTAATAGGgtaatgaatttataaagtcaaaatataatttatgccaaaatataaaatgtataagcgaaattatatttgatttagtAATAGTTGAAATGATCTTCAAAGCTTTCAATGGCATGATAAGAAGCAATGCATTTAAACAATAATAGTAGCTTTTAGAAGGCATGACAAAGGGCACTAAAAATTCAATCTAGCATCATGGTTTATACTTTGTGGTAACCACTACAAAATAAGTCGAAAAGGATTTAAATGCCGATGGCTACCCCAATACTAAATCGGTCTTTTACGGTGGTATAGCGATGATCTCTAACAATAATGCCATAATAATAAGATGATTCCACCGTTTCCTATGTGTTACTGTTCATCCGCAAATGGCTCCCCGAGTAATGGTCAATGAACCTGCACAATGGTTCTATGTTATTACAGATCTGATGTGATAATACCAACAGCAGCAAAAGCAGGGATATAACAAATAGCCTTCTGTGTTTCACTTGAACATTGATCAGTGTCAATATATCGCAGAAATCAAGCATACATAGTGACAAGCCTTTGGTGTAATGTAAAAGTtcaggtaaaagtaccatggagagCTCTGTACTAGGAATCAAATTACATTTTGCtccctttactaaaaaaaaatgcaaattacTCCATTTACATTAGATCAAAGTGCAAACTgatcctttttgttaaaaaaattatccatttctattgttaaaaattgagtGGCTAA containing:
- the LOC107953607 gene encoding light-harvesting complex-like protein 3 isotype 1, chloroplastic, whose amino-acid sequence is MASIAISASLQRACSSHHVTKKQHAQTKPAYSLGTKQAIDAVTIDVEGQKGFKIDEKDKPSPQIKNSEGLEDKSANKFEIESSARKFSDERWKNGTWDLNMFVRNGRMDWDSVIVAEAKRRKYLEMYPETCSNQEPVQFRSSIIPWWAWFMRTHLPEAELLNGRAAMIGFFSAYVVDGLTGMDLIGQTGNFICKTALFMTVIGIVLLRKTRDFDNLRKLADEVTYYDKQWQASWKDETASSSDKTGNS